The Planctomycetota bacterium genome has a window encoding:
- a CDS encoding 2-C-methyl-D-erythritol 4-phosphate cytidylyltransferase, whose protein sequence is MNICLIVPAAGASTRYRSAGGTTDKLAALIGDRSVLGHALARVADGLHVSSVIVAGPHDAAERRRFLQSHAAAVQHIGATVCPGGPRDRWQSVRHAIGCVPAEATHIAVHDGARPLPPADMLDRLRIAAETHRAVVPAIAASDTLRRAGPEDGSGVRIATAELSRENVVLVQTPQLFEANLLRRAYEQPDPVSTDDAGLVARLGEPIAIVAGDLRNLKITRPEDLTLAKALAIAEPSS, encoded by the coding sequence ATGAACATCTGCCTGATCGTCCCCGCAGCCGGCGCCTCGACGCGGTACCGGTCCGCCGGCGGCACCACCGACAAGCTCGCCGCGCTGATCGGGGACCGCTCGGTGCTGGGTCACGCGCTCGCGCGGGTCGCCGACGGCCTGCACGTGAGCAGCGTCATTGTCGCGGGGCCGCACGACGCGGCCGAGCGACGCCGATTTCTCCAGTCGCACGCCGCAGCGGTGCAACACATCGGCGCCACGGTCTGCCCAGGTGGTCCCCGCGATCGTTGGCAGTCGGTTCGGCACGCGATCGGATGTGTGCCCGCGGAGGCGACGCACATCGCCGTGCACGACGGCGCCCGCCCGCTGCCGCCTGCCGACATGCTTGATCGTCTGCGCATCGCCGCGGAGACGCACCGTGCGGTCGTGCCCGCGATCGCCGCGTCCGACACGCTGCGCAGAGCAGGCCCGGAGGACGGATCGGGCGTTCGCATCGCGACCGCCGAGCTCTCGCGTGAAAATGTTGTGCTTGTTCAGACCCCGCAGCTCTTCGAGGCCAACCTGCTGCGACGAGCATACGAGCAGCCAGACCCGGTCAGCACGGACGACGCCGGCCTGGTCGCCAGACTCGGCGAGCCGATCGCGATCGTCGCGGGCGATCTTCGCAACCTCAAGATCACACGGCCGGAGGATCTCACGCTCGCGAAAGCGCTCGCGATCGCTGAGCCATCAAGCTAA
- a CDS encoding mechanosensitive ion channel family protein, translating into MNTMLINEYAAWMEAQPETGADGTVEDAAAAVEDAAEAVESAAAAEEAAPVNEAMEGAISRFTDGDISSDDLMFAWTAVGLPIVKAIVLIIAVLIISGWVRRIVLGVTRKAKVDETLARFFGNMAKYIVMILGGLAILSTLGVDTTSFAAVIAAAGFAIGLALSGLLGNFSAGIMLLIFRPFKVGDVVSAGGTTGKVESIELFTTIFDTPDNRRIMVPNSEIFGGTIENITHHPTRRCDVAVGTDYPADIDETRRVLERVAGEVEGGLADPGAVVYLSELGGSSIDWAVRVWCNAGDYWAVKERLTRNIKVALDEANIGIPYPQMDVHIDGAVKQG; encoded by the coding sequence ATGAACACGATGCTGATCAATGAATACGCCGCCTGGATGGAGGCTCAGCCCGAAACCGGGGCGGACGGAACGGTCGAGGACGCTGCGGCAGCGGTTGAAGACGCGGCCGAGGCCGTCGAAAGCGCCGCGGCGGCCGAGGAAGCCGCGCCGGTCAACGAGGCCATGGAGGGCGCGATCTCGCGGTTCACCGATGGCGACATCTCGAGTGACGACCTGATGTTCGCATGGACAGCGGTCGGGCTGCCGATCGTCAAAGCCATTGTGCTGATCATCGCCGTGTTGATCATCTCCGGCTGGGTCCGGAGGATTGTGCTGGGCGTGACGCGGAAGGCCAAGGTCGACGAGACGCTCGCGCGGTTCTTCGGCAACATGGCCAAGTACATCGTGATGATCCTCGGCGGCCTGGCGATCCTGAGCACGCTCGGAGTCGACACGACGAGCTTCGCGGCTGTGATCGCGGCGGCCGGTTTCGCGATCGGTCTTGCGCTGTCGGGTCTGCTCGGCAACTTCTCGGCGGGCATTATGCTGCTGATCTTCCGGCCGTTCAAGGTCGGCGATGTCGTCAGCGCGGGCGGCACCACGGGCAAGGTCGAGTCGATCGAGCTCTTCACGACTATCTTCGACACGCCCGACAACCGCCGCATCATGGTGCCAAACTCCGAGATCTTCGGCGGCACGATCGAGAACATCACCCACCACCCGACGCGGCGGTGCGATGTGGCGGTCGGCACGGATTACCCGGCTGATATCGACGAGACCCGCCGCGTGCTCGAGCGCGTGGCCGGTGAGGTCGAGGGCGGGCTGGCCGACCCCGGCGCGGTCGTCTACCTCAGCGAGCTCGGCGGCTCGAGCATCGACTGGGCCGTCCGCGTGTGGTGCAACGCCGGCGACTACTGGGCCGTCAAGGAGCGGCTAACGCGGAACATCAAGGTCGCGCTCGATGAAGCCAACATCGGCATCCCGTACCCGCAGATGGATGTGCACATCGACGGGGCCGTAAAGCAGGGCTGA